The Candidatus Nitrosocosmicus franklandus genome contains a region encoding:
- a CDS encoding S1C family serine protease, giving the protein MIIIFSSSFILFHHVAAYAQSQNQSLEKDLGLFVNGNTSLLNDIFNKVKDSVVQITTEYEDPNYPAGLYDSSGRTPIPMKFGSGFVYDDSGIIITNYHVISSATNIIVTFNDGNSYTAKVVGVDPYGDISILKLDNPEGEKLVPVSLSNSSELKVGDPVLAIGNPYGLDNTLTFGIVSQIGRLLPNSDLGYSIPNVIQTDAAINPGNSGGPLIDLNGDVVGMNTAIFSNTGAYTGVGFAIPSNDIVRIIPSLIATGTYEHPWLGISGSRLSPTLAEAFGLPHNYKGVLIEDVVPNGPADRAGLKGMLIQGNRYGQQQIIDKDIIIAIDGNPVSRIDDIISYLDINKKVGDKITLTVNRNGEIINLVATLEARPGLPLQEIQSQSEPDSNDVQPNTPFPNFKLPELPEFRLPELPDFNLPGLTIPLK; this is encoded by the coding sequence TTGATAATAATTTTTTCATCGAGTTTTATTCTCTTTCACCATGTAGCTGCATATGCCCAGAGTCAAAATCAAAGTCTGGAGAAGGATTTAGGCCTTTTTGTAAATGGAAATACATCTTTACTGAATGACATATTTAACAAGGTAAAAGATTCCGTGGTACAAATTACCACAGAATATGAAGATCCAAATTACCCTGCTGGGTTGTATGATTCATCTGGAAGGACCCCCATTCCGATGAAATTTGGATCAGGATTTGTTTATGATGATTCCGGAATAATAATTACAAATTACCATGTAATAAGCTCTGCAACAAACATTATTGTTACCTTTAACGATGGGAACAGCTATACGGCCAAAGTTGTGGGAGTGGATCCCTATGGAGATATTTCGATACTCAAATTGGACAACCCTGAAGGAGAAAAGCTGGTTCCCGTTAGTTTGTCAAACTCATCCGAACTTAAAGTTGGTGATCCAGTATTAGCAATAGGAAATCCATATGGCCTAGACAATACGCTGACCTTCGGCATAGTGAGTCAAATAGGAAGACTATTGCCCAATTCAGATTTAGGGTATTCCATTCCAAATGTCATTCAAACCGATGCTGCGATTAATCCAGGAAATTCGGGAGGCCCATTAATTGATTTGAATGGTGATGTTGTAGGCATGAACACCGCAATATTTTCAAATACTGGTGCATATACTGGTGTTGGATTTGCTATACCTTCCAATGACATTGTTAGAATAATTCCATCCCTGATTGCAACTGGAACATATGAACATCCTTGGCTTGGAATTTCAGGGTCGAGACTCTCTCCCACGTTGGCTGAAGCCTTTGGACTCCCACACAATTACAAGGGTGTTTTGATTGAAGACGTAGTGCCAAACGGTCCTGCTGATAGGGCAGGATTGAAAGGAATGTTAATACAAGGAAATAGATACGGACAGCAACAAATCATAGATAAAGACATTATTATTGCGATTGATGGAAATCCCGTGTCAAGAATAGATGATATCATCTCCTATTTAGACATAAATAAGAAAGTTGGCGATAAGATAACTTTAACGGTAAATCGCAATGGCGAAATAATCAATTTGGTAGCAACTCTCGAAGCTCGTCCAGGCTTGCCTTTGCAAGAAATTCAATCTCAATCTGAACCTGATAGCAACGATGTTCAACCAAATACACCATTTCCCAATTTCAAACTGCCCGAATTGCCTGAATTCAGACTGCCCGAATTGCCTGATTTTAATTTACCGGGCTTGACGATCCCATTGAAATGA
- a CDS encoding ribulose-phosphate 3-epimerase, whose translation MDKTVHYSEDDKKVYYINRYLKLKQKIRELRILALTGITEAGSGHPGASFSAAEIMGSLYFQIMNVDLSNPSLSNRDYFVNSKAHSAPGYYATLCLAGSFPKEEMLTLRKLNSRLQGHPVRYSEHQKHHSVPGIEYSGGSEGIGLSVSIGLCLANRLDKYNNTVYCLLGDGETNEGQVWEASMAAAKFRLDNLVAILDRNKIQQDGFTEDIMPIDPIKEKWRSFNWDVVEINGHKIEQLIPELLNRPEDKPKIIIANTVKGNGIKHMANNPQWHGKAPSKKHLPLLIEELEGDYMISPSIIAGPSGIGEKSLIQKIEMAEKYGADMIHLDVMDGKFVPNTTFSFDMIKKLRGITKLPFDAHLMIEDPNSSLDSFIDAGCDIITIHSEVCNSEKDFENMNSRLLSNGISPGLAINPSTNLPEWIYSHLDNLDVLIIMSVNPGFAGQKFIPEVLPKMKELIPRLREKGYKGYIEADGGIDQSTIVDCYEAGCRVFVMGNAIFGSEDVDKRISEAKFKVDSYLEQTLLDRSQNLNIRDDWIKARKTILDRYGIKGV comes from the coding sequence GTGGACAAAACCGTTCATTATAGTGAGGACGATAAGAAAGTGTATTACATAAATAGATATTTGAAATTAAAGCAAAAGATAAGAGAACTTCGTATACTAGCGCTAACTGGGATAACGGAAGCCGGGTCTGGACATCCGGGAGCCTCATTTTCTGCTGCCGAGATAATGGGGTCACTGTACTTTCAGATCATGAATGTAGATCTTTCCAACCCCTCGTTAAGTAATAGAGATTACTTTGTAAATTCAAAGGCTCATTCGGCACCAGGTTATTATGCAACATTATGTTTAGCAGGTTCTTTTCCAAAGGAGGAGATGCTAACCTTAAGAAAACTAAATTCTCGACTTCAAGGGCATCCAGTAAGGTATAGCGAGCACCAAAAACACCATAGCGTTCCGGGTATCGAATACTCTGGCGGTTCAGAGGGTATTGGCTTATCTGTTTCTATCGGTTTATGTTTGGCTAATCGGTTGGATAAGTACAATAATACCGTTTACTGTCTCTTAGGAGACGGAGAAACAAATGAGGGACAGGTCTGGGAGGCTTCAATGGCTGCTGCAAAATTCAGACTAGATAACTTGGTGGCCATACTGGATAGAAACAAGATACAACAAGATGGTTTTACAGAGGACATTATGCCTATTGATCCGATAAAAGAAAAATGGCGTTCCTTTAATTGGGATGTCGTTGAGATTAATGGTCACAAGATAGAACAGCTGATACCTGAACTCTTGAATAGACCAGAAGACAAACCCAAAATAATTATAGCAAATACTGTAAAGGGTAACGGCATAAAACACATGGCAAACAATCCTCAGTGGCACGGTAAAGCTCCATCAAAAAAACACTTGCCGTTACTCATTGAAGAACTTGAAGGAGATTACATGATTTCTCCCTCAATAATAGCTGGACCTAGTGGAATTGGAGAAAAAAGCCTAATACAAAAAATTGAAATGGCAGAAAAGTACGGTGCAGATATGATTCACTTAGACGTAATGGATGGTAAGTTTGTACCAAACACTACCTTTTCATTTGATATGATAAAGAAACTGAGAGGTATAACGAAATTACCCTTTGATGCTCATTTAATGATCGAAGATCCAAACTCATCTTTAGATTCGTTCATAGATGCTGGATGTGATATTATTACAATACACAGCGAAGTATGCAATAGTGAAAAGGATTTCGAAAATATGAATTCCAGACTACTATCTAACGGGATAAGCCCGGGATTGGCTATAAATCCTTCAACCAATCTTCCTGAATGGATTTATTCACATTTAGATAACTTGGATGTTTTGATAATAATGTCGGTAAATCCTGGATTTGCCGGTCAAAAGTTTATTCCAGAAGTTTTACCCAAAATGAAGGAATTGATTCCACGGTTGAGAGAAAAAGGGTACAAAGGATATATAGAAGCAGACGGCGGAATAGACCAATCAACAATTGTAGACTGCTATGAGGCAGGATGCAGAGTATTTGTCATGGGTAATGCAATTTTTGGTTCCGAGGATGTAGACAAAAGGATTTCCGAAGCAAAGTTCAAAGTAGACTCTTATTTGGAACAAACGTTATTAGACCGATCACAGAATCTGAATATACGAGATGACTGGATAAAGGCCAGAAAAACTATATTGGATCGATACGGGATCAAAGGTGTTTAA
- a CDS encoding GNAT family N-acetyltransferase, which produces MPENKVIIRNLTYQDIDGIIELQEESFPSMFEEGSVWREYHLKSHIDIFPEGQFCAIYNDKIIGSSSSLIVKLEPEYAVHTFSRVTGNSMFTTHCPTLGDSLYGADVSVHPSFRRLGVASKFYRKRKDLTIKLNLRRIIAGGRLANYYKYANKLSPEDYVNAILNKKLTDPVLSFQLRNGFKFIKILPNYLKDSNSLNNATFIEWINPYYKK; this is translated from the coding sequence ATGCCAGAGAATAAAGTAATAATTAGGAATTTAACCTATCAGGATATCGATGGCATAATCGAATTACAGGAAGAATCATTTCCATCAATGTTCGAGGAAGGAAGCGTCTGGAGAGAGTATCATTTAAAAAGTCATATAGATATTTTTCCAGAAGGACAGTTTTGTGCTATATATAATGATAAGATAATAGGCTCCTCTAGTAGTCTTATCGTAAAATTGGAACCTGAATACGCAGTCCATACCTTTAGTCGAGTTACTGGGAATAGTATGTTTACAACTCATTGTCCAACTCTAGGTGATTCGTTGTATGGTGCAGATGTCTCTGTCCACCCATCTTTTAGAAGATTAGGAGTCGCGTCAAAATTCTATAGAAAACGAAAAGACTTGACAATTAAACTAAATTTAAGGAGGATAATTGCAGGTGGCAGACTTGCCAACTATTACAAGTATGCGAATAAACTTTCTCCAGAAGATTATGTCAATGCAATTTTGAACAAGAAACTTACTGATCCGGTTTTATCGTTTCAATTGAGAAACGGATTCAAGTTCATAAAAATTCTACCAAATTATCTTAAAGATTCAAATTCACTGAACAATGCAACGTTTATTGAATGGATTAATCCATACTACAAAAAGTGA
- a CDS encoding metal ABC transporter ATP-binding protein, with amino-acid sequence MVESELVSSEKSSTSSPDPIPLVILENVTVKNNSDVILDNISFKINKGDFLGIIGPNGAGKTTLFKCILGLNKEFEGSIRIFDKDIRRSAKEIYKRIGYIPQSNSFDPRFPATVNEIIHLGTFKNNGHHNKEKLEELIQLTGIGEYLHKRIGDLSGGQQQRVMIAKALIHEPELLILDEPDTAIDAGVLKLFYKLLVKLNKEKNITIIWSSHDLDAVNMVSSKVACLYKKLFFHGNSKEFFSNENNLKTFNEYSMHIHIKTHSH; translated from the coding sequence ATGGTAGAATCTGAACTGGTTTCCTCGGAGAAATCATCAACGTCTTCACCTGATCCAATACCTTTGGTTATATTAGAGAATGTGACCGTAAAGAATAACTCAGATGTTATTTTAGATAATATTTCCTTTAAGATAAACAAAGGGGACTTTTTAGGGATCATCGGACCAAATGGTGCAGGCAAAACCACCCTTTTCAAATGTATTCTTGGATTAAACAAGGAATTTGAAGGGTCTATAAGAATTTTTGATAAAGATATCCGGCGAAGTGCCAAGGAAATTTACAAAAGAATTGGATATATTCCTCAATCAAACAGTTTCGATCCCAGATTTCCAGCTACTGTAAATGAGATCATTCATCTTGGAACCTTCAAAAATAATGGTCATCACAATAAAGAAAAGTTAGAAGAATTAATACAGTTGACAGGTATCGGCGAATATCTACATAAAAGGATCGGAGATCTATCTGGGGGACAACAACAACGTGTAATGATCGCCAAGGCTTTAATTCATGAACCTGAACTACTCATATTAGATGAACCTGATACTGCAATTGATGCAGGAGTTTTAAAACTATTTTACAAATTATTAGTCAAACTTAATAAAGAAAAGAATATCACTATAATTTGGTCATCTCATGACTTAGATGCAGTAAACATGGTATCCAGTAAGGTAGCTTGTCTGTACAAGAAACTCTTTTTTCACGGAAATTCTAAAGAATTTTTCAGTAACGAAAACAATCTCAAGACCTTTAATGAGTATTCAATGCACATTCACATAAAAACACATTCCCATTAA
- a CDS encoding dUTPase: MDTNNVKLDKLEFLFNQQKELISQSYSKSEIKSEQDGPKTEEGTTAASSPENKMKKLYEIREPFSGYRIFMLSSAMLHEVVELQRETDWKWWKTEKGIENQRIQEEIIDLWHFLIQLSIEAGLEPETLVAKYIEKNKENTKRQQRGY; the protein is encoded by the coding sequence TTGGATACTAATAACGTTAAACTTGACAAATTAGAATTTTTGTTCAATCAGCAAAAAGAATTGATAAGCCAAAGTTATTCCAAATCCGAAATTAAAAGTGAGCAAGATGGACCCAAAACAGAAGAAGGTACTACAGCAGCATCATCACCTGAAAACAAAATGAAGAAACTCTACGAAATTAGAGAGCCGTTTAGTGGATATAGGATCTTTATGCTTTCTTCTGCAATGCTGCATGAAGTTGTAGAGTTGCAAAGAGAAACAGACTGGAAGTGGTGGAAAACAGAAAAAGGAATTGAAAATCAAAGAATTCAAGAAGAAATTATCGATCTCTGGCATTTTTTGATACAGCTTTCGATAGAAGCCGGATTAGAGCCAGAAACTCTTGTCGCAAAATATATTGAAAAAAACAAGGAAAACACCAAAAGACAGCAACGGGGTTACTAA
- a CDS encoding winged helix-turn-helix transcriptional regulator has protein sequence MKIYSALKDSQIHLANNGGDNRGRILKIIDSFPGIRYRDILRLTNLNNGTLSHHLSALEKQSMIKIGKTENSNITRYYPASTHPDEFLILNYLKIKTTKKIILYLQEEVNGASFNEIANHIGKAPSTTSWNLKRLLDAKIVERKRGENVSLFVLNNKELVAKLVAENNKSLLDRSIENYISIIDEL, from the coding sequence ATGAAAATCTATTCGGCTTTAAAAGATAGTCAAATTCATCTAGCAAATAATGGAGGAGATAACAGGGGCAGAATTCTAAAAATTATTGATTCGTTTCCTGGAATAAGATATAGAGATATTCTTAGACTTACTAACTTAAACAACGGCACTCTTTCCCACCACTTGTCTGCACTAGAAAAGCAGTCGATGATAAAGATTGGCAAGACTGAAAACAGCAATATTACAAGATATTACCCAGCTTCAACTCATCCAGACGAGTTTCTTATTTTAAATTATTTGAAAATCAAAACCACTAAAAAAATTATACTTTATCTTCAAGAGGAAGTAAATGGAGCAAGTTTTAACGAAATTGCAAATCACATAGGCAAGGCTCCCTCTACAACATCGTGGAATTTGAAACGCCTTTTGGATGCAAAAATTGTTGAAAGAAAACGTGGGGAAAATGTTTCACTGTTCGTTCTTAATAACAAAGAACTGGTAGCAAAGTTAGTCGCAGAAAATAACAAGAGTTTACTCGACAGAAGCATTGAGAATTATATCTCTATTATAGACGAGTTATGA
- a CDS encoding PH domain-containing protein: protein MSDNKNNFNTEITDEDEFDEIRKIAEMLNPDEKVLVVARQSRIKPGGSHFSPNVVYATDRRIILRDPSMLGLKQEIIDIPYNVITNAKIKKGILSASVIFNAPGLFNPNVPEKIPGVKRLSTHEHGEDGVIDAIPKKKAEDLVEVIRYGIAHIRSPTTAFGSGATYLGNMNPMGASSDSQHHYRPAQQISHADELEKLANLRDRGIISDKEFEKMKDRIIHGDSSAGSNNNNNNNK from the coding sequence ATGTCGGACAATAAGAATAATTTTAATACAGAGATCACAGATGAAGACGAATTTGATGAAATTAGAAAGATAGCCGAAATGCTAAACCCCGACGAAAAAGTGCTTGTGGTGGCTAGACAGTCAAGAATCAAGCCAGGTGGATCTCATTTTTCCCCAAACGTTGTATATGCTACTGATAGAAGGATAATATTAAGAGATCCATCCATGTTAGGATTAAAACAAGAAATAATTGACATACCTTACAACGTGATTACTAACGCAAAGATAAAGAAAGGAATATTGTCTGCATCAGTAATTTTTAATGCACCGGGATTGTTTAATCCAAATGTTCCAGAAAAAATCCCAGGCGTAAAAAGACTTAGTACTCATGAACATGGTGAGGATGGAGTAATTGACGCAATTCCAAAGAAAAAAGCAGAAGATCTAGTAGAAGTAATACGATACGGGATTGCTCATATAAGGTCACCTACAACCGCTTTTGGATCTGGAGCGACATATTTGGGTAACATGAATCCCATGGGAGCCAGCAGTGACTCCCAGCATCACTACCGACCTGCTCAGCAGATATCCCACGCAGATGAGTTAGAAAAACTGGCAAATTTAAGAGATAGAGGTATAATATCTGACAAGGAATTTGAGAAAATGAAAGACAGAATCATTCATGGCGATTCGAGCGCAGGTAGTAACAATAATAATAACAACAACAAATAA
- a CDS encoding AAA family ATPase encodes MSRADTILELVKASYSTQPSYKNPSFYGVPENYDQVKTLRDLLEINYKYSSTKKQLRENLIIRIKNNENPFVGIIGFDDTVIPAIKRGLLAGHDILFVGHIGQGKTRLAELISEKLLSPIPIVEGTLTNDIPTELPYTHLVDLINGKEIEKKTPEFHVSKDCEELIRNNGLDTRIKWVDGKQRYRYVLATPDISVKDLVGQIDVVKIIKKGIELYDIDSYSPGYLLQSRYGILCLDELPVLDPRKQVTLLSVLQEGRFTTGAYPVFFKPDVKIIATANPMDYTHSGKIIEPLADRLKSHIETHYPNTIQDETLILIQEMDMLNRDYKSTFLPVFILETITRIFQKIRNHPEVNSDRGVSVRSTIHSLEALIGEVECKRAIHNNILVIPRFSDLQCIFQSSKFELDEIEDTSENRIEFLNNIIREVMQETSLHFFNGFFKSPDLVAIRNDFKDKSFTITQNQYQIQNFKLQEKEPDSNTKALSNGRLLYTTQLKQFPQLTNVVKRAVEELRNKQNDLIKLAKGFGIERNLEYIEFKSEFNESNLGNDNDDKEEELWAAMIELLLEYLRFTSPPILDKKDDTFEGTIGNV; translated from the coding sequence TTGTCCCGCGCAGATACTATTCTAGAACTGGTCAAGGCATCGTACTCGACTCAACCATCATATAAGAATCCAAGTTTCTACGGAGTTCCAGAAAATTATGACCAAGTAAAGACATTAAGAGACTTGTTAGAAATAAACTACAAGTACAGCTCTACTAAAAAACAGCTTAGAGAAAATTTAATCATTAGAATAAAAAATAATGAGAATCCCTTTGTTGGAATAATTGGTTTTGATGATACCGTGATTCCTGCTATAAAGCGCGGTTTGCTTGCAGGACATGACATTTTGTTCGTCGGTCATATTGGACAAGGAAAAACAAGGTTAGCAGAACTGATATCAGAAAAGTTACTATCACCGATCCCTATTGTAGAAGGAACCCTGACAAATGATATTCCAACTGAATTGCCATACACCCATCTTGTGGATTTGATTAACGGAAAAGAAATTGAGAAAAAAACACCTGAATTTCATGTTTCAAAAGACTGCGAAGAGTTGATTAGGAATAATGGACTGGATACCAGGATAAAGTGGGTTGACGGTAAACAAAGGTACAGATACGTTCTGGCAACACCAGATATATCTGTAAAAGATTTGGTAGGTCAAATAGATGTTGTAAAAATAATCAAGAAAGGTATCGAATTGTACGATATTGACTCTTATTCACCTGGATATTTACTACAATCCAGGTACGGTATTTTATGTTTAGATGAGTTACCCGTTCTCGATCCAAGAAAGCAAGTTACACTCTTAAGCGTATTACAGGAAGGAAGATTTACTACTGGAGCTTATCCTGTATTTTTCAAACCCGATGTTAAAATTATCGCAACCGCAAATCCTATGGATTATACACATTCTGGAAAGATCATAGAGCCACTCGCCGATAGACTAAAAAGTCATATAGAAACTCACTATCCGAACACCATCCAGGATGAAACATTGATACTAATACAGGAAATGGATATGCTAAACAGAGACTACAAGAGTACTTTTCTACCTGTTTTTATTTTGGAGACGATAACAAGGATTTTTCAAAAAATCAGAAATCATCCAGAAGTAAATAGCGATAGAGGGGTAAGTGTTAGGTCAACAATTCACTCTTTAGAAGCTCTCATAGGAGAAGTGGAATGTAAAAGAGCTATTCACAACAACATATTGGTAATTCCAAGATTCTCTGACCTTCAATGCATATTTCAATCGTCTAAATTTGAACTAGACGAAATCGAAGATACATCGGAGAATAGGATCGAATTTCTCAATAACATAATTAGAGAAGTTATGCAAGAGACTTCGCTGCATTTTTTCAATGGCTTTTTCAAGTCTCCTGACCTTGTTGCAATCAGAAACGATTTTAAAGACAAGTCATTTACTATAACTCAGAACCAGTACCAAATTCAAAATTTCAAATTGCAGGAGAAAGAACCTGATTCAAATACCAAAGCACTGTCAAATGGCAGATTACTCTATACAACCCAATTAAAGCAATTTCCCCAGTTAACGAATGTAGTAAAAAGAGCAGTCGAAGAATTAAGAAACAAACAAAATGATCTTATTAAGTTAGCCAAAGGTTTTGGAATAGAAAGAAATTTAGAATACATTGAATTTAAGAGCGAGTTTAACGAGAGTAATTTGGGTAATGATAATGATGATAAAGAGGAGGAGCTTTGGGCGGCTATGATTGAATTATTACTAGAGTACTTGAGATTCACGTCACCGCCTATCCTGGATAAAAAAGATGATACATTTGAGGGCACCATTGGCAATGTTTGA